The following proteins are co-located in the Pseudarthrobacter siccitolerans genome:
- a CDS encoding multidrug effflux MFS transporter, translating to MTTPSNPGDLLSRRRKLLYILLLGALTALGPFTIDLYLPAFPALEASLGVTEAQVQLTLAGTTVGFALGQLVVGPFSDKVGRRMPLILATGVHIAASVGAALSTDITTLGIFRVLMGVGAAGGGVVAMAMVRDLFSGYAMVKMFSRMSLVNGLAPILAPVIGSQLLLVMPWPGIFVFLACYGTVVIVAALFLVRETLPPEKRSQNGGMTARQRYGVLFSDRIFVGLLMVAGLNFGGLFTYLSASPFLFQDVFGFSAQEYGLLFGINSLGIVAGIQTSSRLIRRVPPQWILAGATAWMFMMALLIVVFDQLGFGLWGVLVPLWFYIMGTGFMFPCVQVLALAGHSAQAGTAASLLGFSTFMMAGIISPVVGWLGITSATPMGAVQAACILLAIAALWLVVRPRTVPVIH from the coding sequence GTGACCACTCCCAGCAATCCGGGCGATCTGTTGAGCCGCCGCCGCAAACTTCTGTACATTCTCCTTCTCGGCGCCCTGACTGCCCTGGGTCCATTCACGATCGACCTTTACCTTCCTGCCTTCCCGGCCCTGGAGGCCAGCCTGGGCGTCACCGAAGCCCAAGTCCAGCTGACCCTGGCCGGGACCACGGTGGGGTTTGCCCTCGGCCAGCTGGTGGTGGGGCCGTTCAGCGACAAAGTGGGCCGGCGGATGCCGCTGATCCTGGCTACGGGGGTGCACATTGCAGCATCGGTGGGCGCGGCGCTGTCCACGGACATCACCACCCTCGGAATCTTCCGCGTGCTGATGGGTGTGGGCGCTGCAGGCGGCGGTGTGGTGGCCATGGCAATGGTGCGGGACTTGTTTTCGGGGTATGCCATGGTCAAGATGTTTTCCCGGATGTCCCTGGTCAACGGACTGGCACCCATCCTGGCCCCCGTCATCGGTTCACAGCTGCTCCTGGTGATGCCGTGGCCGGGGATCTTCGTGTTTCTTGCCTGCTACGGAACCGTGGTCATCGTCGCTGCCCTGTTCCTGGTACGCGAGACGCTGCCGCCGGAAAAGCGTTCGCAGAACGGCGGCATGACCGCCCGGCAGCGCTACGGGGTCCTTTTCAGCGACCGGATCTTTGTTGGCCTGCTGATGGTGGCCGGCCTGAACTTCGGCGGCCTGTTCACCTACCTTTCAGCCTCGCCGTTCCTGTTCCAGGACGTCTTCGGCTTTTCCGCGCAGGAGTACGGCCTGCTCTTCGGCATCAACTCCCTCGGCATCGTCGCGGGAATCCAGACCAGTTCGCGGCTCATCCGGCGGGTGCCGCCGCAGTGGATCCTTGCCGGCGCCACGGCCTGGATGTTCATGATGGCCCTGCTGATCGTGGTGTTCGACCAGCTGGGGTTCGGCCTCTGGGGCGTCCTGGTTCCGTTGTGGTTCTACATCATGGGTACGGGCTTTATGTTCCCGTGCGTCCAGGTCCTAGCCCTGGCCGGCCATTCAGCCCAGGCCGGAACGGCGGCCTCCCTGCTCGGGTTCTCGACCTTCATGATGGCGGGGATCATCTCCCCCGTGGTCGGGTGGCTGGGCATCACCAGCGCCACCCCGATGGGTGCCGTCCAGGCCGCCTGCATCCTGCTGGCCATCGCGGCCCTGTGGCTGGTGGTCCGGCCCCGGACCGTCCCGGTCATCCACTGA
- a CDS encoding phage holin family protein, with protein MSGRHSGRTSQGVRIAALPGTLKLLSRLAPRQLNDEIAFAKIELKRKGVQVGVAAAFLAVALIFVLFLAVGLIVAAIMGLATIMPAWLAALIVSAAFLLIALIGGLIGVNRFKKAMPLLPEETIRGIKHDIGVAKEGSAFNPAVLDPQSPEAKAAKAAKAEAAVRAKAEKEAKAEEHNKEFPQASEPELARRLSQRRHHITEVRDDLGDELDVKTQARFLLGAAQVKLREGQVIAGRSKDLAARRLAALSESTGGLGNRWKPLAAFAAAGTVFVVLVRKLLRTY; from the coding sequence ATGAGCGGACGTCACAGCGGGCGGACCAGCCAGGGAGTGCGCATCGCTGCACTGCCCGGGACGCTTAAACTACTTTCCCGGCTGGCACCCCGCCAGCTGAACGACGAGATCGCCTTCGCAAAGATCGAGCTTAAGCGCAAAGGTGTCCAGGTCGGAGTTGCCGCTGCCTTCCTCGCTGTCGCCCTGATCTTCGTCCTCTTCCTCGCGGTGGGGCTGATCGTGGCCGCCATCATGGGCCTCGCCACCATCATGCCCGCATGGCTGGCCGCCCTGATCGTCTCCGCGGCGTTCCTGCTCATTGCACTGATTGGCGGCCTGATCGGCGTCAACAGGTTCAAGAAGGCCATGCCGCTGCTGCCGGAGGAGACCATCCGCGGCATCAAGCACGACATCGGCGTTGCCAAGGAGGGATCGGCCTTCAACCCTGCGGTTCTGGACCCCCAGAGCCCTGAAGCAAAAGCTGCCAAGGCTGCCAAGGCGGAGGCAGCTGTCCGGGCCAAGGCTGAAAAGGAAGCCAAGGCCGAGGAGCACAACAAGGAATTCCCGCAGGCCTCCGAGCCGGAACTTGCCCGCCGCCTCAGCCAGCGCCGCCACCACATCACCGAGGTCCGCGACGACCTCGGTGATGAGCTCGACGTCAAGACCCAGGCCCGGTTCCTGCTGGGTGCCGCGCAGGTAAAGCTGCGCGAGGGCCAGGTTATTGCCGGCCGGAGCAAAGACCTCGCCGCGCGCCGGCTGGCCGCTCTTTCTGAATCCACAGGCGGGCTGGGCAACCGGTGGAAACCGCTGGCCGCCTTCGCGGCCGCCGGCACCGTGTTCGTAGTGCTGGTCCGCAAGCTCCTTCGGACGTACTAG
- a CDS encoding CDP-alcohol phosphatidyltransferase family protein, whose translation MKFIGAGSRPGRPHVDHDRVFTIPNLLTVVRFMGVPLFIWLVLGQKQYAAGVVVLAVMAGTDWIDGYVARRFDQASKLGRVLDPIADRLALIAVAVTLVIAGVVHWLYLAALVIPDAILLVLTLSFFGGHPDLPVSVVGKVRTGLLLLGTPLLVLSRLDTGLSDELFVAAWIVLGLGLLGHWIAAYNYFWAILRKGRRLHDDGGTT comes from the coding sequence ATGAAATTCATCGGTGCCGGCTCCCGTCCCGGCCGCCCCCACGTGGACCACGACCGCGTCTTCACCATCCCCAACCTGCTCACCGTGGTGCGGTTTATGGGAGTACCGCTGTTCATTTGGCTTGTCCTGGGGCAGAAACAGTACGCCGCAGGCGTGGTTGTCCTCGCGGTCATGGCCGGCACGGACTGGATTGACGGGTACGTGGCCCGCCGCTTCGACCAGGCCTCCAAGCTCGGCCGCGTCCTGGATCCCATCGCCGACCGCCTGGCGCTGATCGCCGTCGCCGTCACACTGGTGATTGCCGGCGTCGTGCACTGGCTGTACCTTGCCGCGCTGGTCATCCCGGACGCCATACTGCTGGTACTGACACTGTCCTTCTTCGGCGGCCACCCGGATCTTCCCGTCAGTGTTGTGGGCAAGGTCCGCACCGGCCTGCTGCTTCTCGGGACTCCGCTGCTGGTCCTCTCGCGGCTGGACACGGGGTTGTCCGATGAACTCTTTGTCGCGGCATGGATCGTGCTGGGCCTTGGACTGCTCGGCCATTGGATCGCCGCCTACAACTACTTCTGGGCCATCCTGCGCAAGGGCAGAAGGCTTCATGACGACGGCGGGACCACCTGA
- a CDS encoding DMT family transporter, with the protein MVWLAVVLAVLGACCLAFGAQRQGSAVKADTGGLALSSNGFLRLLRNPRWVFGLLLLCAGMAMNAVALVSAPLTVVQPIGAIALVITTIVNARDQDLTINRATVVAIAACVTGSALFVLLAVNVTQENHHVGLDAELTIVLLLALAVGLFGTLAVMFKHRLNAFVYILGAGVLFGFVAVLTRIIGKHLLDPNGLFLLNVQWYSVLAIIAAGGLGSWFVQSAYSTGPPDLVIAGLTVIDPIVGIAIGITILGELRPDVQAVMAIAMGTAASLAIVGVIALSRHHPEVTKRKKDARRAAGKPSL; encoded by the coding sequence ATGGTCTGGCTCGCCGTTGTGCTTGCGGTGCTGGGTGCGTGCTGCCTGGCCTTCGGCGCGCAGCGCCAGGGGAGTGCGGTCAAGGCCGACACCGGCGGCCTGGCGCTGAGTTCGAACGGATTCCTCCGCCTTCTGAGGAACCCCCGCTGGGTGTTCGGCCTCCTGCTGCTGTGCGCCGGGATGGCGATGAACGCGGTGGCCCTCGTCTCGGCCCCGCTCACCGTTGTCCAGCCCATCGGGGCCATCGCGCTGGTCATCACCACCATCGTCAACGCGAGGGACCAGGACCTCACCATCAACCGGGCCACCGTCGTGGCCATCGCAGCGTGCGTCACGGGCTCCGCCCTTTTTGTGCTCCTGGCGGTTAACGTGACCCAGGAGAACCATCACGTAGGCCTCGATGCCGAGCTCACCATCGTGCTGCTGCTGGCCCTCGCCGTCGGACTCTTCGGCACCCTTGCCGTGATGTTTAAGCACCGGCTGAACGCATTCGTCTACATCCTCGGCGCCGGTGTCCTCTTTGGTTTCGTGGCCGTGCTGACCCGGATCATCGGCAAGCACCTGCTGGACCCCAACGGCCTGTTCCTGCTGAACGTGCAGTGGTACTCGGTGCTGGCCATCATCGCCGCGGGCGGCCTCGGATCGTGGTTTGTCCAAAGCGCCTACTCCACCGGTCCGCCGGACCTGGTGATCGCAGGGCTTACGGTGATTGATCCCATCGTGGGCATCGCCATCGGCATCACCATCCTCGGAGAACTCCGGCCGGATGTGCAAGCCGTGATGGCCATTGCCATGGGAACCGCCGCATCCCTTGCTATCGTGGGGGTAATCGCCCTTTCCAGGCACCATCCCGAGGTCACCAAGCGCAAGAAGGACGCGCGACGGGCCGCGGGCAAGCCGTCCCTGTAA
- a CDS encoding glycosyltransferase, with product MTTPADQQPLTVLIAADTYPPHINGAAQFGYRLAKGMTGRGHNVHVLACRADNGKSFTEFRSEATVHRLRSHGVPTHEYFRICLPWEIKKEISLLFDRVQPDVVHIQSHYMIGEHVLYEAVRRGIRVVATNHFMPENLNPFLPFPQWFKNIIGRISWKDMGKVMGQADVVTTPTPLAAKAMHQHAFLRKVLPLSNGIDSAAYELEPGEQIEPHAHPTVLFVGRLAEEKHVDVLIEAVSKTPPELKVHLEIVGGGEVRSGLENLVQRLGLGDRVKFLGLASDEELRKAYIRADLFCMPGTAELQSLVTLEAMSASTPVVLADAMALPHLVRDGDNGYLFTPGDSDDLAKKITLILELPADQRAVMGQASRQMVEPHSIQGTLQTFEDLYRGAGFEDKVV from the coding sequence GTGACCACGCCAGCAGACCAGCAACCCCTGACCGTCCTGATAGCGGCGGACACCTACCCGCCGCATATCAACGGTGCAGCCCAGTTCGGCTACCGCCTGGCGAAGGGAATGACCGGCCGCGGCCACAACGTGCACGTGCTGGCCTGCCGTGCCGACAACGGGAAGAGCTTCACAGAGTTCCGGTCAGAAGCAACCGTCCACCGGCTCCGCTCCCACGGCGTCCCCACGCATGAGTACTTCCGGATCTGCCTCCCCTGGGAAATCAAGAAGGAAATCAGCCTCCTCTTCGACCGCGTCCAGCCCGACGTGGTGCACATCCAGAGCCACTACATGATCGGCGAGCACGTTCTCTACGAGGCTGTCCGGCGAGGCATCCGCGTTGTTGCCACCAACCACTTCATGCCGGAAAACCTCAACCCGTTCCTTCCGTTTCCCCAGTGGTTCAAGAACATCATCGGGCGCATCTCCTGGAAGGACATGGGCAAGGTCATGGGCCAGGCGGATGTGGTCACCACCCCCACCCCGCTGGCGGCCAAAGCCATGCACCAGCACGCCTTCCTTCGCAAAGTCCTTCCGCTGTCCAACGGCATCGACTCCGCGGCCTACGAGCTGGAGCCCGGAGAGCAGATCGAGCCGCATGCGCACCCCACCGTGTTGTTCGTGGGCCGCCTGGCGGAGGAAAAGCACGTGGACGTGCTGATCGAGGCCGTGAGCAAGACGCCCCCCGAGCTGAAGGTGCACCTGGAAATCGTAGGTGGCGGCGAGGTCCGGTCCGGCCTCGAAAACCTCGTGCAGCGGCTCGGACTGGGGGACCGGGTGAAGTTCCTGGGCCTCGCCAGCGACGAGGAACTGCGGAAGGCCTACATCCGGGCTGACCTCTTCTGCATGCCCGGCACCGCCGAACTCCAGTCGCTGGTTACCCTCGAGGCGATGTCAGCGTCCACCCCGGTTGTACTCGCAGACGCCATGGCCTTGCCGCACCTGGTGCGCGACGGCGACAACGGATACCTGTTCACCCCCGGCGACAGCGATGACCTGGCCAAAAAGATCACCCTGATCCTGGAGCTGCCCGCCGACCAGCGCGCGGTCATGGGCCAGGCCAGCCGGCAGATGGTGGAACCGCACAGCATCCAAGGCACCCTGCAGACCTTCGAGGACCTGTACCGGGGCGCAGGCTTCGAAGACAAAGTGGTCTGA
- a CDS encoding acyl-CoA dehydrogenase family protein has translation MSTSAAGLNLPYPDGDFYAFEQMLSAKEQDRLAEIRDFLAREVRPIAVDCWNRGEFPMDLIPKLADIDLVSPVRRQGHSSLFAGLMHAEVTRADASISTFMGVHDGLFTGSIEALASQEQKDAWLPDIYALKKIGAFGLTEPLGGSDVAGGTRTTARREGDSWILNGAKRWIGNATFSDWVVIYARDVEDNKVKGFLVDTALEGFSAAKIENKIALRTVQNADITLDNVVVPDFYKLAHANSFRDVNKVLKVTRLGVAWQAVGQQLAAFDVARRYAVERRQFGRPLASFQLVQSQLVQMLGNSVSSMGMMVRLSQLEDAGEAKDEQSALAKAFTTARMRESVAIGRNLLGGNGIVTDFEMAKIFADAEAIYSYEGTHEINSLVTGRAITGISAIV, from the coding sequence ATGTCCACTTCCGCTGCCGGCCTCAACCTCCCCTACCCTGACGGCGACTTCTATGCCTTCGAGCAAATGCTCAGTGCCAAGGAGCAGGACCGGCTGGCGGAGATCCGGGACTTCCTGGCCCGTGAGGTGCGGCCCATCGCGGTGGATTGCTGGAACCGGGGTGAATTCCCCATGGATCTGATTCCTAAGCTTGCGGACATCGACCTCGTCAGTCCGGTCCGGCGGCAGGGCCACTCAAGCCTCTTCGCCGGCCTGATGCACGCCGAGGTGACCCGCGCCGACGCGTCCATCTCCACCTTTATGGGTGTGCACGACGGACTCTTCACCGGTTCCATCGAGGCGCTCGCCTCCCAGGAACAAAAGGACGCCTGGCTCCCTGACATCTACGCGCTGAAAAAAATCGGGGCATTCGGCCTGACGGAACCCCTCGGCGGATCGGACGTTGCCGGCGGGACGCGCACCACCGCCCGGCGCGAGGGTGACTCATGGATCCTCAACGGCGCCAAGCGCTGGATTGGCAACGCCACTTTCTCCGACTGGGTGGTCATCTATGCTCGCGACGTCGAAGACAACAAGGTCAAGGGCTTCCTGGTGGACACCGCGCTGGAGGGCTTCAGTGCGGCGAAGATCGAGAACAAGATTGCCCTCCGGACGGTCCAGAACGCCGACATCACCCTGGACAACGTGGTGGTACCGGACTTCTACAAACTCGCCCACGCCAACAGCTTCCGCGACGTCAACAAAGTCCTTAAAGTCACCCGCCTCGGCGTCGCCTGGCAGGCCGTGGGCCAGCAGCTTGCCGCCTTCGACGTCGCGCGCCGCTATGCCGTGGAGCGCCGGCAGTTCGGCCGGCCACTGGCCTCATTCCAGCTGGTCCAGAGCCAGCTGGTGCAGATGCTGGGTAACTCCGTCAGCTCCATGGGCATGATGGTGCGGCTGTCGCAACTGGAGGACGCCGGTGAGGCCAAGGACGAGCAGTCCGCTCTGGCCAAGGCCTTCACCACAGCCAGGATGCGTGAAAGCGTGGCCATCGGCCGGAACCTTTTGGGCGGCAACGGCATCGTGACCGACTTCGAGATGGCAAAGATCTTCGCGGACGCCGAAGCCATCTACTCCTACGAAGGCACCCACGAGATCAACAGCCTGGTAACCGGGCGGGCGATCACCGGGATCTCCGCCATCGTCTGA
- a CDS encoding M23 family metallopeptidase, whose product MKPPALLAALLLLPASLAPTGEVLTPGPRVQVTSPAPGTVSFVGVVVDRPVITIDHGNGLRSSFEPVESTLAAGSVVAAGQPIGTLLAGHCAAASCVHWGVRRGDDYVNPLQFVMDLRPSILLPLG is encoded by the coding sequence ATGAAACCACCGGCACTGCTTGCGGCCCTGCTCCTGCTGCCCGCATCCCTGGCCCCTACCGGGGAGGTACTGACGCCCGGGCCCCGCGTACAGGTCACCTCGCCGGCGCCGGGCACCGTCAGCTTTGTGGGCGTGGTGGTCGACCGGCCGGTGATCACCATCGACCATGGCAATGGGCTGCGCAGCAGCTTTGAACCAGTGGAGAGTACGTTGGCCGCAGGAAGTGTGGTGGCTGCCGGGCAGCCGATCGGGACGCTCCTTGCCGGCCACTGCGCTGCCGCATCCTGCGTCCACTGGGGTGTCCGGCGCGGTGACGACTACGTCAATCCCCTGCAGTTTGTGATGGACCTGCGGCCATCCATCCTGCTGCCACTGGGCTAA
- the rpsB gene encoding 30S ribosomal protein S2, whose translation MPVVTMRQLLDSGVHFGHQTRRWNPKMKRFIFTERNGIYIIDLQQSLSYIDRAYEFVKATVAHGGTVLFVGTKKQAQEAIAEQATRVGQPYVNQRWLGGMLTNFQTVAKRIQRMKELEEIDFDDVAGSAYTKKELLLLRRELTKLESNLGGIRNLTKAPSVLWIVDTKKEHLAVDEAKKLNIPVVAILDTNCDPDEVDFPIPGNDDAIRSVNLLTRVVADAVAEGLIARNNRGTGATEAPEEPLAEWERELLEGSKAEEAAAAPAAEEAAPAAEEAAPAAEEAPAAAEAPAEDAK comes from the coding sequence ATGCCCGTCGTAACTATGCGCCAGCTGCTTGACAGCGGCGTCCACTTTGGACACCAGACCCGTCGTTGGAACCCGAAGATGAAGCGCTTCATCTTCACGGAGCGCAACGGCATCTACATCATCGACCTTCAGCAGTCGCTGTCCTACATCGACCGCGCCTACGAGTTCGTGAAGGCCACCGTTGCACACGGCGGCACCGTACTCTTCGTCGGTACCAAGAAGCAGGCCCAGGAAGCAATTGCCGAGCAGGCAACCCGCGTGGGCCAGCCGTACGTGAACCAGCGTTGGCTCGGCGGTATGCTGACCAACTTCCAGACCGTCGCCAAGCGAATCCAGCGCATGAAGGAACTCGAAGAGATCGACTTCGACGACGTCGCCGGCTCCGCTTACACCAAGAAGGAGCTCCTGCTCCTTAGGCGTGAACTCACCAAGCTCGAGTCCAACCTCGGCGGTATCCGCAACCTGACCAAGGCACCGTCCGTGCTCTGGATCGTGGACACCAAGAAGGAACACCTCGCCGTTGATGAGGCCAAGAAGCTGAACATCCCGGTTGTGGCCATCCTGGACACCAACTGCGATCCGGACGAGGTCGACTTCCCGATCCCGGGCAACGATGACGCCATCCGCTCCGTGAACCTCCTGACCCGCGTTGTTGCCGACGCCGTTGCTGAGGGCCTCATCGCCCGCAACAACCGCGGCACGGGCGCCACTGAGGCTCCGGAAGAGCCGCTGGCCGAGTGGGAGCGCGAGCTCCTCGAAGGCAGCAAGGCTGAAGAAGCCGCCGCTGCCCCGGCCGCTGAAGAAGCTGCTCCGGCTGCCGAAGAAGCTGCTCCGGCCGCCGAGGAAGCCCCGGCTGCTGCCGAGGCTCCCGCCGAAGACGCCAAGTAG